In Candidatus Babeliales bacterium, the genomic stretch CCCAATTCCAAATCCATAATACGCTTTCACCCAAAGCGAGAGTGCGACATTTATCACTCAGTTGCTGATTGTTCCAAACTAGATCATACCTTGGATAGCTTACTTAATTCCGTTGTACAAAATCAATAATCCGGCCTACATGACCTATCCACGTATAGCCATTCACAACCCGATTTCGTGCACTTTTCCCCATTTGAACGTAGTCTGAAAATGCTACATCACTCAAGGCTCTAGCCGCTTTAACAAATTCATCAGCCATATCATATCGCACAACAAATCCACAAGGCTGCGGCCCATCCACTACCTGTGCTATTTGCTCAAGATTGGAAACAATAACAGGCTTTTCCATACTCATGTATTCAAAAAGTTTTATAGGTGAACAATAATACTTTTTGCGCACATCTGACTGCGCAGGCAAAAGACACACATCACTGGCCGCAATATATGCTCTCACATTAGGATATGTAACATTTCCGGTAAAAGTTACTGAACCACAAAGGCCACGGTCCGCCATCGTCCGTTCAAGATTTTGACGAAATTCCCCATCCCCTATAAACAAAAAATGCGCTCGTTTATTTTCACGAACCACTTCAGGCACCATACGTTCCAGTATATTAATCCCATGCCATCGAGAAAATGATCCGACAAAACAAAAGACAAATTTCCCCTCAATATTAAGATTTCGTCGCATTTTATTGCGCATATCCTCACAATTTTTTGGATCAAATTCATCAGTATCAACGCCGTTTGGGTTCATAAGAATTTTGCATCCATCAATACCAACCTGAAGCAACTCATCCTTTAATACATCAGATACAACAATAATATGATCCGCAGATTTTAAGTTTATACGCTCAACAAAACTTGCCAGCCATCCAAATTTGATCTCCCCTTTAGGTCGCAATTCTTTATCAATCCAAGCTTCTGAGCCGTTATACTCCATGATGATGGGGATATTAAATATCCACTTCAATACCACCGCCGTTAGATCCATAAATGCATACCGATAATAGATATAATCGAAGGCTTCTTTTTGAATCACTTTTCGTAATTGCCATGGGTACCAAAGACTTCCCAAAAAACACGTAATTCTCCAGAGAAATCTGGGGAAAATCGGCGGACGCTTCAATCGTATCAGTTTAACCGAGGCATCAAACGATAAATGCTTAAATGGGAATGGTAACGCTGCAGTAACAATAACGTCTCTCCGAGCTAATGCATTGATAACACCAGTCATATGCACCATTGATCCGCCGTAAAGTGGAACATCGGAATAATCTGATCTCAAATACAGGATTCTTTTCATCTCAAAGTCTACTATTTTCTCAGCGACATTTTGTCCTGGAATCCTTCATGATATCTGGCTAACCATGCCTGAAATCGAGCAGAATTGCCATCATTGTGTTCCACATTATTAACAACAAATTTTACGAATGGATCAAAAAAAGAATCCCTTAATATCTCGCCTTGCCCCACGTGCATGTACAATGATAGGGCAAGCCCAGCAAGCCGCTCACTGTTAGATGCTATTATTCGTTCTTCCCTGTTAATTCGCACAAAATCTAACCGCTCCAGTAATTCCATTTCGCGCATATTTAAGGGCCGCGACTGCCAACCTTCATCTTCTATCCCATGCAACAAGAGCTCCACAAGGCTATCCTTATCATGAACAGAAGCCAATGTCCTTATTGCTTTATCCATTATGTGCCTGTGCCGTCTAAAATTAGTTGCACCCTGCCTCATGGCTCTTGGAACACGCGACAAACTTGCCGATGAATCTGCCGCAACGTGCAGTGCTTCACAATAGGAAACATCACGCGCCGAACGAGGCAACTCATGTAATGCTAAAATGTATCTTATCTCATCTTGTCTCAATCTTCCCGGTTCAATATCAAGACACTCTGCACGATATACCTGTTCGAGCATATCACCCCATGCATCCAGCCTATTATCATCTATCATTTGTTGGGCTACTGGATGATCTTGTTCTATCGCACCGGTTAGATTACGTTGCTCTGCGTGTACGCCGGATAATAACAACAACCAACCGAAACAACACGCCGTCAACCACTTAGGGAGAGCATAGCTAGAACTAGAATAAACAATTGCCAACAAACCTATAGCCCACCTTTTCTTCATACAACGATCCTATGAATTACAGTATTGTCACTTTCATAACTCCGCAAGCTGCCGCCCATACCCTTCATCCCATACTGCGCGCTCACGCATCATATCGACCAGCGCACCAATGAGCGTTGGATTTGATTGTTTACCTCGTAAGCATCGTACAAGATGCTCTCTCAAACCACCGAACCGACCATCATCGAATCGATCATTTCTTTCACTGATGAAGCCAGTTGCACGCAGTATACTGACATCTTCATCAGCTAGCTCCTTTGGATCTAATTTTCCCTGCATTCCCCGTAACAACAATAAAGCCACACGATCCTGAGGCAACCGTTCTAAAGCCTCACGGTACGCTATTTTTTTAACACAAGTCTCATGATGTTTAACCATCTGCACGACTCTTTCGATGTTTTCACTCCCCTCATACCATCCTGGCATGCCTTCATATGCAACATGAAGCGCTTCACAGACATCCATCTCAGCCCCTATTTCAGCAAGATCAAGCGCACGTATTGATGCTTGTACTAATGCCGGAGAAACAGAGACATTTTCGGTCACAGGAAAACAATATCCGTGATACAGCGTCACGGCATGCTTTTCTAGCATAGCCTGCTGTGCCTGTGGACTACCTATTGCTAATAATCCACATAATAATGCCGAAGCATATGCCCATAGGCCCGCTGAGGCGCTATGAGGACAACATGCCGCTATCACCACTACTATCCCATACAGTCGCTTCGTCATGGTTCAGTCCTCCAGTGTTATGAATGCGTTTTTTCCTCGCTCATTACATAATTCCTTAGAGCATCAAGCCTGTCACTATTTGCTCCAGATCGAGATTGTGTTAGTACCATCTCAATCAGCGGCGCCATACAACCCGTCTGCTCAGTTCGCTTACCACACAACACCTCTTTGAAGTTTTTCTTTAAAACTTCAAAACGTTCTGTAAATACAGGAACCCCATGCTCAGGAGTTCGCACAACTAAACCAAGACGCTCCAACGTTTGCTCATCTCTATCCGACCAGTCAGAAAATTTTCCTTCAACGTCATCCAAAAACAGGCGCAGAAGTACTCCAGAAATATGCTGAGAATCTCTATATGAAACCTCACTTCCGAACCCCTGATAATCCGCTCTCTTAAGCAGCCATCTACGCAAAGTCCACGCATCAGTTGCAACCTTACCACTAAACTGCCTTTCTCGCATTACTGTAGATTTCGCCGTATCAAGCCGCATCGCCTCACTAAGCTGCTGACAATACCATGCTCGCTCACCATAAGGGTTTTCGGGTTCTACAAGTGATACATCATACGCAGGGATCTCATTACCTCTGCATAAGCGCATATACTCATCGTATGTTCTCTCGCCAATCTCAAGCGATGCCCTATCCATTTCCATCTCCCTTGCCATTATTCCTGAAATTTCGACAGGAAATTTAGAAGGAAACATGGGGCGAGTTTTTGATAAACCCGCTCCACTACCAAGACTTAATAAGAGTACATGGAAACATGCCATGACCTTCGTCAAAAAATGGCCAGCTGATGCTGAGCGCACGACGAAAAGACCGGTCATCATAACGAGATATTTAATTTTCATTGAGACACCCTTTTTCATAACTTCAACGTAGATTTAAAATTCCATAACACATCGAACGCCTGCTTTGGCGACAGCTGATCATAATCTAATTGCTCCAATCGCGCGAGCAATTCTTTTTTATGCGAAAGCTCCTGCTGCAGAGAATGGACCAATATCTCTAAATGGCGAATCGTATCACTATGCACCTGCGCACCAGAACCAACATTCCCTTGCTTCATCGCATCAACTAAAACCGTTGCACGTATGATAACTTCGTCAGGCAACTGTGCAAGCTTGGCAACTTCAATACCAAAACTTCTATCAGCTACGCCCTGCAGCATCTTATAGAGAAACACAATACCAGAGTCTGAACGCTTACTTGCAGCATAATAACTGACAATACCAGGCAATTCATACTGCAACGAGGTAAGCTCATGATAATGGGTCGCAAACAAACATCGCGCCTTAACCCGCTGTACGAGATACTCAACAATTGCATGCGCTAATGCCAGCCCATCAAACGTGCTTGTACCACGACCAACTTCATCTAAAATTACCAAACTGCGTTCTGTTGCCTGTGAACAAATAAGCGCCGTTTCTTCCATCTCAATTAAAAAGGTACTTTTACCTTCGGCTAAATTGTCTCCAGCACCAATGCGCGTAAAAATGCGATCAAGCAACGGTAACGAAGCCTTACGTGCCGGTACAAACGCCCCACACTGTGCCATTAAACAAATCAATGCAACCTGACGTAAATACGTAGACTTTCCACCCATGTTTGGACCGGTTATGATCCAAAATGATGACGTGTCAGTAAGTTGTGTATCATTCGTAATAAACTGATGGCCAAGCGACGAAGCAATAACCGGATGCTTACCATGCTCAATCTCTATATCATTGCCATCATGCATCTGGGGACGGGTATACCCATGCTCCTGAGCAACGCGCGCAAAACTCAAAATCGCATCACCGTGAGCTAAAGCATATGCCGCCTGACGCAACATAGTAATATGGCGACTCACTTCTTGTTTGACTGTCAAAAATACTTCTTGCTCTACTGATGAAAGCTCGTTATTGGCCGTCACAATCTCACCCTGTAATACACGAAGTTCTGGCGTCATGAACCGCTCCTTACCAACCAGCGTTTGCTGGCGAACATACCGCTCAGGAACTAAGTGTAGGTTTGGCTTGGTCACTTCGATATAATAACCATGCACCTGATTGTAACGAACCTTAAGCGATGCAATTCCGGTTAATGCTTGTTCACGTTTTTCTAGTTCAAGAATCTTAGTAGTACTGGACTGGGCAATCTCGCGCAATTGGTCTAAGCGCCCATTGAATCCTTGTTTGATAACACAATCGAGTGATGTGTCATCATTAATTGCTGCATGCAAAAGATCATATAATGTTGTAGATGTATCGACCTGCGGCATGCGAATTTGTGATGAAAGCATCTGTAATAACACACTCTCCATACCAGATAATGATTGTTGAATCTCGGGGAAAAACTCCAGTGATTGCTTAAGCGCTAGATAATCATGTACAGTAGCGCGATTAAGAGCAATGCGACCAATCACCCGCTCTAGATCGCCAACAGACCGCAATGCCTTGGTCAATTGCGTTGATATGCCATAGTTGTGTATCAACGAGCTAACCGCATCATGCCGCTGCTCCAGTGACTGCTTGTGCAATAAAGGACGCACAAGCCATTTTTTTATCATACGCGAACCCATCGCCGTAATCGCACGATCAAGGTGCGCGCACAATGTATGAGCACGACCACCGTCTTGGTTATTTTGAAGCACTTCTAAATTGCGTAATGTAGCTGGATCTAGCAAAAGAAAATCTTCTGGTTTGTAGATATGTAATGCCTTGAGCTGTTCAAGCGTTTGATGATGGTGCTTTTTCAGGTACGCGTAGAGCAAGGACAATGAAGAACGAAGTGCTGCATGTTCGTATAGTGTAGAGACTTTTTCTCGCGCAAACTGTCGCGATATCCATCCGCGAACCGTCTCGAACGGTTCACACTCAGCAGCAACGACAGCCGTTACAAAGTACCCTGATTTTTGAAACCAGGTACGAAGTTCACGAGCATTCGTATCCTCCGAAACAATCACCTCATCAGGAAAGAACCGCGCAACTTCTGATTCTAATGTTTTACTATCACCATAAGACACGGTTGTCGCATACACTTGTGCCGTCAGTATCTCAACACAGATCAGCCCCCAGGTACCACCTTCAACTGTACATACCATGAGATATGATGCGGATTTTTCATCAAGCATGCGGGTATCAGTCAACGTACCCGGCGTTAGGACGCGCGTAACACCACGTTTCACGACCTTGCCAGGAATGGCCTCTTCAAGCTGATCACATACCGCCACTTTGTATCCACCTTTAATAAGTTTCACAAGATAATGATCAAGCGCATGCACAGGAACACCGCATAGAGGAATAGGCTCCCCTTTATGCGTACCACGTTTTGTTAATGCAATTCCTAAAAAAGAAGATGCCTCTCTGGCATCTTCAAAAAAGAGTTCATAAAAATCACCAACTTGAAAAAAGAGCAAACACCCCTGGTATTGATCTCTAAGCGAAAAATATTGCTGCATCAACGGGGTGTGGTTTTTCATGGTCATCTACGCAGTAATGTCACCTTGATCCTCAGTTGATCTGTTATTGCGAACTGTTTGCACAATATCATGTCCCGTAACGATGACTGTGCGCGCGAGATCATAGACGCCGTATACAAACACCAGTAACATGCTATAAAATGCACGATTTTCTTTATCACCCAGGAAACGATAAACGAAACTACCCCATAATGTTCGATGATCTGCACTTTGACAGCCACCGTTTACGTATCCCACCGGAGCAATTAATTTTATAACGGCTAAAGAGGATCTGGTCGGACCACAAATTGCACATCTAGTCTTCTCATCAGA encodes the following:
- a CDS encoding glycosyltransferase family 4 protein, producing the protein MKRILYLRSDYSDVPLYGGSMVHMTGVINALARRDVIVTAALPFPFKHLSFDASVKLIRLKRPPIFPRFLWRITCFLGSLWYPWQLRKVIQKEAFDYIYYRYAFMDLTAVVLKWIFNIPIIMEYNGSEAWIDKELRPKGEIKFGWLASFVERINLKSADHIIVVSDVLKDELLQVGIDGCKILMNPNGVDTDEFDPKNCEDMRNKMRRNLNIEGKFVFCFVGSFSRWHGINILERMVPEVVRENKRAHFLFIGDGEFRQNLERTMADRGLCGSVTFTGNVTYPNVRAYIAASDVCLLPAQSDVRKKYYCSPIKLFEYMSMEKPVIVSNLEQIAQVVDGPQPCGFVVRYDMADEFVKAARALSDVAFSDYVQMGKSARNRVVNGYTWIGHVGRIIDFVQRN
- the mutS gene encoding DNA mismatch repair protein MutS, translating into MKNHTPLMQQYFSLRDQYQGCLLFFQVGDFYELFFEDAREASSFLGIALTKRGTHKGEPIPLCGVPVHALDHYLVKLIKGGYKVAVCDQLEEAIPGKVVKRGVTRVLTPGTLTDTRMLDEKSASYLMVCTVEGGTWGLICVEILTAQVYATTVSYGDSKTLESEVARFFPDEVIVSEDTNARELRTWFQKSGYFVTAVVAAECEPFETVRGWISRQFAREKVSTLYEHAALRSSLSLLYAYLKKHHHQTLEQLKALHIYKPEDFLLLDPATLRNLEVLQNNQDGGRAHTLCAHLDRAITAMGSRMIKKWLVRPLLHKQSLEQRHDAVSSLIHNYGISTQLTKALRSVGDLERVIGRIALNRATVHDYLALKQSLEFFPEIQQSLSGMESVLLQMLSSQIRMPQVDTSTTLYDLLHAAINDDTSLDCVIKQGFNGRLDQLREIAQSSTTKILELEKREQALTGIASLKVRYNQVHGYYIEVTKPNLHLVPERYVRQQTLVGKERFMTPELRVLQGEIVTANNELSSVEQEVFLTVKQEVSRHITMLRQAAYALAHGDAILSFARVAQEHGYTRPQMHDGNDIEIEHGKHPVIASSLGHQFITNDTQLTDTSSFWIITGPNMGGKSTYLRQVALICLMAQCGAFVPARKASLPLLDRIFTRIGAGDNLAEGKSTFLIEMEETALICSQATERSLVILDEVGRGTSTFDGLALAHAIVEYLVQRVKARCLFATHYHELTSLQYELPGIVSYYAASKRSDSGIVFLYKMLQGVADRSFGIEVAKLAQLPDEVIIRATVLVDAMKQGNVGSGAQVHSDTIRHLEILVHSLQQELSHKKELLARLEQLDYDQLSPKQAFDVLWNFKSTLKL